Proteins encoded in a region of the Natator depressus isolate rNatDep1 chromosome 25, rNatDep2.hap1, whole genome shotgun sequence genome:
- the GADD45B gene encoding growth arrest and DNA damage-inducible protein GADD45 beta — protein MTLEELVACDNAAQKMQTVSGAVEQLLVAAQRQDCLTVGVYESAKLMNVDPDSVVLCLLAIDEEDEGDIALQIHFTLIQAFCCDNDINILRVSGMQRLAKVLGESLEDNSEPRDLHCILVTNPHTDSWKSQGLAEVASYCEESRCNNQWVPYVSLLER, from the exons ATGACCCTGGAAGAGCTGGTGGCTTGCGACAACGCTGCCCAAAA GATGCAGACCGTCAGCGGAGCGGTGGAGcagctgctggtggcggctcAGCGGCAGGACTGCCTGACCGTCGGCGTCTACGAGTCGGCCAAGCTCATGAATGT GGATCCCGACAGCGTGGTGCTTTGCCTCCTTGCCATTGATGAAGAAGATGAGGGTGACATCGCCTTGCAAATCCACTTCACCCTCATCCAGGCTTTCTGCTGCGACAATGACATCAACATCCTGCGGGTGTCCGGCATGCAGCGGCTGGCCAAGGTCCTCGGGGAGAGTTTGGAGGACAACAGCGAACCCCGGGACCTGCACTGCATCCTAGTGACG AATCCCCACACCGATTCCTGGAAGAGCCAAGGGTTGGCGGAAGTGGCCAGTTACTGTGAAGAAAGCCGCTGTAACAACCAGTGGGTCCCCTATGTCTCGCTGCTGGAGCGTTGA
- the LOC141977683 gene encoding survival motor neuron protein-like, translated as MAECAGEIVYQKEGHQNADCTASDDRALIRSYDRAVRSCKDTLGAGDKDQASKSSESSASSGAESEGDVEEGEEEEKEEEGSQWKVGDMCCAVWSGDGLLYPAHIVSLSEEGDACVVEYELYGNREEQRLRDLFPPDESPDDSLEPRRMWKVGDACSAIWSEDGLLYPATVRSMDAAAGTCLVEFVGYGNKEQQALEELLPPCGAMDGDLGSWRAEADAPGVPRGCSPSFPREPPHSWRRQSTKGEWAHYFSPPPKSGSWWPGPLLPFGPRPRRSACPPVVPPPPPLLLDPLCAEDDEGGALACMLLAWYMSGYHTGFYMGLRQGRAEAAVPPAKQGPRWKKSSPRS; from the exons ATGGCCGAGTGTGCGGGGGAGATCGTGTACCAGAAGGAGGGGCACCAG AATGCCGACTGCACAGCGTCCGACGACCGCGCTCTGATCCGCTCCTACGACCGAGCTGTCCGCTCCTGTAAG GACACCCTGGGAGCTGGCGACAAGGACCAGGCATCCAAGAGCTCTGAGTCTTCAGCCTCCAGCGGGGCCGAGAGTGAAGGAgatgtggaggagggggaggaggaggagaaagaggaggaaggcTCCCAG TGGAAGGTGGGTGACATGTGCTGTGCCGTCTGGTCCGGAGACGGGCTTCTCTACCCGGCTCACATCGTCTCCCTGAGTGAGGAGGGGGACGCCTGCGTGGTGGAGTACGAGCTCTACGGCAATCGGGAGGAGCAGAGGCTGCGGGACCTCTTCCCCCCCGACGAGAGCCCGGACGACTCGCTGGAGCCCCGGAGAATG TGGAAGGTGGGCGACGCCTGCAGCGCCATCTGGTCGGAGGACGGGCTGCTCTACCCGGCCACTGTGCGGTCGATGGACGCCGCGGCGGGGACGTGCCTGGTGGAGTTTGTCGGCTACGGGAACAAGGAACAGCAagcgctggaggagctgctgcccccgtgcggggccatggatggggaccTGGGCAGCTGGAGG GCTGAAGCGGATGCCCCTGGAGTGCCCAGGGGATGCAGCCCCAGCTTCCCCCGCGAGCCGCCCCACagctggaggaggcagagcaCGAAAGGGGAGTGGGCGCATTACTTCTCCCCGCCGCCCAAG AGCGGCTCCTGGTGGCCTGGTCCCTTGCTGCCCTTCGGCCCCCGGCCCCGCAGATCCGCCTGCCCCCCG gtcgtccctccccctcccccgctgcttcTGGACCCGCTGTGCGCAGAGGACGATGAGGGGGGCGCCCTGGCCTGCATGCTCCTGGCCTGGTACATGAGCGGGTACCACACTGGCTTCTACATG GGACTCAGACAAGGCCGGGCGGAGGCGGCAGTCCCCCCTGCAAAGCAGGGACCA